The Streptomyces sp. NBC_00162 genome window below encodes:
- the sepH gene encoding septation protein SepH — protein MPELRVVAVSNDGTRLVLKAGDSTEYTLPIDERLRAAVRNDRARLNQIEIEVESHLRPRDIQARIRAGASAEEVAQLAGIPVDRVRRFEGPVLAERAFMAERARKTPVRRPGENTGPQLGEAVQERLTLRGAEKESVQWDSWRRDDGTWEVLLVYRVAGEPHSASWTYDPPRRLVVAVDDEARSLIGESDDLPATPEPSFPFVPRIARLPRDRPLDRALDRQLERPVAPQPDPEEERDTLTSLLEAVPSFRGDMVVPERTEPPAAEAEAEEPQAPAASAGAGSAYADVLMPRTVAGHRDRLTGTTDRQAEADGVRPGRRAAVPSWDEIVFGTRRKKQE, from the coding sequence ATGCCCGAACTGCGTGTCGTGGCCGTCTCAAATGACGGCACACGACTGGTGCTCAAGGCTGGGGACAGCACGGAGTACACGCTTCCGATCGACGAGCGGCTGCGGGCTGCCGTGCGCAACGACCGCGCGCGCCTGAACCAGATCGAGATCGAGGTCGAGAGCCACCTCCGCCCCCGCGACATCCAGGCCCGCATACGGGCCGGTGCCTCCGCGGAGGAGGTCGCTCAACTCGCCGGCATCCCCGTCGACCGCGTACGCCGCTTCGAGGGCCCGGTGCTCGCCGAGCGCGCGTTCATGGCCGAGCGCGCCCGCAAGACCCCCGTGCGCCGTCCGGGCGAGAACACCGGACCCCAGCTCGGCGAGGCCGTGCAGGAGCGGCTCACCCTGCGCGGGGCCGAGAAGGAGTCCGTGCAGTGGGACTCCTGGCGCCGCGACGACGGCACCTGGGAGGTCCTCCTCGTCTACCGGGTCGCCGGTGAGCCGCACTCGGCGAGCTGGACGTACGACCCGCCGCGCCGGCTGGTCGTGGCCGTGGACGACGAGGCGCGCTCGCTGATCGGCGAGTCCGACGACCTGCCCGCCACGCCGGAACCCAGCTTCCCCTTCGTGCCGAGGATCGCGCGGCTGCCGCGCGACCGGCCGCTGGACCGCGCTCTCGACCGCCAGCTGGAGCGGCCGGTCGCCCCCCAGCCGGATCCGGAGGAGGAGCGGGACACGCTGACCAGCCTGCTGGAGGCGGTCCCGAGCTTCCGCGGCGACATGGTGGTCCCGGAGCGGACCGAACCCCCGGCGGCGGAAGCCGAGGCGGAGGAACCTCAGGCTCCGGCCGCGTCGGCGGGCGCGGGCTCCGCGTACGCCGACGTCCTGATGCCCCGCACGGTGGCCGGCCACCGCGACCGGCTGACGGGCACCACGGACCGGCAGGCCGAGGCGGACGGGGTCCGTCCCGGACGCCGTGCGGCGGTGCCCAGCTGGGACGAGATCGTCTTCGGGACGCG